One region of Eubalaena glacialis isolate mEubGla1 chromosome 6, mEubGla1.1.hap2.+ XY, whole genome shotgun sequence genomic DNA includes:
- the LOC133093248 gene encoding LOW QUALITY PROTEIN: olfactory receptor 5AC1-like (The sequence of the model RefSeq protein was modified relative to this genomic sequence to represent the inferred CDS: inserted 2 bases in 2 codons) codes for MIEANKTLVTEFVLTGLIXSSRAADPLFLMFLVISLTTVVGKLGLIFLIWKDPHLHNPIYSFLGSLAFADACSSSSVIPKMFIHFLSKNHVIXSPCMAQFYFFRSSATSECFLLVVMAYDCYIAICNLLLYPVVMSNRLCIQFIGVSYFIGFLHSAIHVGLLFRLTFCRSNVIHYFYCEILQLFKISCTDLTVNTLLVFIFSAFIQIFSFMTIMVSYTRVLFAILEKKSEKGRGKAFSTCSAHLLSVFLFYGTFFFMYVHPGSGPSGDHDKMYSLFYTIIIPLLNPFIYSPRSKEVIRALRRIIKK; via the exons ATGATAGAAGCAAACAAGACACTGGTGACTGAGTTTGTTCTCACAGGGCTTA GATCTTCTAGGGCTGCAGATCCCCTGTTCCTGATGTTCTTGGTCATCTCCCTCACCACTGTGGTGGGCAAACTTGgactgatttttctcatttggaaGGATCCCCATCTTCACAACCCCATTTACTCATTCCTTGGCAGTTTAGCCTTTGCAGATGCTTGTTCTTCATCTTCTGTAATTCCCAAgatgtttatacattttttatcaAAAAATCATGTGA CCTCTCCTTGTATggcccaattttatttttttaggtccAGTGCCACCTCAGAATGTTTCCTCCTGGTAGTGATGGCCTATGACTGCTATATAGCCATATGCAACCTCTTGCTTTATCCAGTGGTGATGTCCAACAGACTCTGTATTCAGTTTATAGGTGTTTCATATTTCATTGGTTTTCTACATTCAGCAATTCATGTGGGTTTGTTATTTAGATTAACTTTCTGCAGGTCCAATGTAATACATTATTTCTACTGTGAAATTTTACAACTGTTCAAAATTTCTTGCACTGATCTTACAGTTAATACACTTCTGGTTTTTATCTTTTCAGCTTTTATACAAATCTTCAGTTTTATGACCATCATGGTTTCTTACACCCGTGTCCTCTTTGCCATCCtggaaaaaaagtctgaaaagggCAGGGGCAAAGCCTTCTCCACATGCAGTGCTCACCTGCtctctgttttcttgttttatggcacttttttcttcatgtatgtGCATCCTGGGTCTGGGCCCTCTGGAGATCACGACaaaatgtattctttattttatacaatAATAATTCCTCTACTAAATCCTTTTATTTACAGCCCGAGGAGCAAAGAGGTTATACGTGCCTTGagaagaataataaagaaatga